In Rhizobium lusitanum, a genomic segment contains:
- a CDS encoding cupin domain-containing protein — protein sequence MKIDIQPSQPGTDDRPLATNHGRLGTRLRLARQTLGMTLKALATAADCSESLLSKIENGKASPSLPMLHRLVEVLGTNIGWMFEEADGEEGIVFRAGTRPLIGLDPLRRGEGISLERIIPYSPGHLLQCNIHHIEPGGESAGPIQHAGEEVGYLLAGSIELMVGEKTFKLSIGDSFVFRSELPHWYRNVGTTRASIFWVNTPATF from the coding sequence ATGAAAATCGACATCCAGCCAAGCCAGCCAGGCACCGATGATCGTCCTTTAGCCACTAATCATGGTCGCCTCGGCACGCGGTTGCGGCTTGCCAGGCAGACGCTTGGGATGACGTTGAAGGCGCTGGCGACGGCTGCGGACTGTTCGGAGAGTTTGCTTTCGAAGATTGAAAACGGCAAGGCGTCGCCCTCGTTGCCGATGCTGCATCGGCTGGTGGAGGTGCTGGGCACGAATATCGGCTGGATGTTCGAAGAGGCGGATGGCGAGGAGGGGATCGTCTTTCGCGCTGGAACGCGCCCGTTGATCGGGCTTGATCCTCTGCGGCGCGGCGAGGGCATCTCGCTTGAGCGCATTATCCCTTATTCGCCAGGTCATCTGCTTCAGTGCAACATTCACCACATCGAACCGGGCGGGGAGAGTGCCGGGCCGATTCAGCATGCCGGCGAGGAAGTCGGCTATCTGCTTGCGGGCTCGATCGAACTGATGGTCGGTGAGAAGACCTTCAAGCTTTCGATCGGCGATTCCTTCGTGTTCAGGTCCGAACTGCCACATTGGTACAGAAACGTCGGAACGACGCGCGCCAGCATATTTTGGGTCAATACGCCGGCGACATTCTGA
- a CDS encoding ABC transporter substrate-binding protein: protein MRLSRYAAGCAAAAALTLAFGSASASAETFALVTINQQALFFNQINDGAKAAAKAVGADLVIFNANNVPSAQNDAIENYITQKVDGIILVAIDVNGVKPAITAAKKAGIPVIAIDAQIPDGDNIAFVGVDNTKAGGDIGKFYADYVKSKMSGSAKIGVVGALNSFIQNQRLDGFKKAVADSGEKVIFLDTVDGQNVQDVALSAAENLMTANPDMTTLYATGEPALLGAVSAVTSQGRTGDIKVFGWDLTKQAIEGIEQGWVTAVIQQDPAGEGKAAVEALDKVKKGGTIDKIINVPVTIVTKDNVDKFKDMFK, encoded by the coding sequence ATGCGCCTTTCTAGATATGCAGCCGGTTGCGCTGCAGCCGCAGCTTTGACGCTTGCTTTCGGCTCTGCATCCGCTTCCGCCGAAACCTTCGCGCTGGTGACCATCAACCAGCAAGCCCTCTTCTTCAATCAGATCAATGACGGGGCGAAGGCCGCAGCCAAGGCTGTCGGAGCCGATCTCGTCATTTTCAACGCCAATAACGTGCCCAGCGCGCAGAACGACGCCATCGAGAATTACATCACCCAGAAGGTCGACGGCATTATTCTGGTCGCTATCGACGTCAACGGCGTGAAGCCGGCGATCACGGCGGCCAAGAAGGCCGGCATCCCGGTCATCGCCATCGATGCGCAGATCCCAGATGGCGATAACATCGCCTTCGTCGGTGTCGACAACACCAAGGCTGGTGGCGACATCGGCAAGTTTTACGCCGATTACGTCAAGAGCAAGATGAGCGGCTCGGCCAAGATCGGCGTCGTCGGCGCGCTCAATTCTTTCATCCAAAACCAGCGTCTCGACGGCTTCAAGAAGGCAGTCGCAGACAGCGGCGAGAAGGTGATCTTTCTCGACACGGTCGACGGCCAGAACGTCCAGGACGTGGCGCTCAGCGCCGCCGAAAACCTGATGACGGCCAATCCCGACATGACGACGCTCTATGCGACCGGCGAGCCGGCACTTCTTGGCGCGGTTTCGGCCGTCACAAGCCAGGGCCGGACCGGCGACATCAAGGTATTCGGCTGGGATCTGACCAAGCAGGCGATCGAAGGCATCGAGCAGGGCTGGGTCACCGCTGTCATCCAACAGGATCCGGCCGGCGAAGGCAAGGCTGCCGTCGAAGCGCTTGACAAGGTCAAAAAGGGTGGGACGATCGACAAGATCATCAATGTTCCGGTGACCATCGTCACCAAGGACAATGTCGATAAGTTCAAGGACATGTTCAAGTAA
- a CDS encoding ATP-binding cassette domain-containing protein, whose translation MNDDIYRVKMTGISKRYQTIQTLDNVSLTLKPGEVLGLVGDNGAGKSTLSKVLSGAVIPDSGSIEIDGKTVSFASPADSRAARIEMVYQDLSLCDSVDVAGNIFLGREPRRRLLGLPFLDNRKMHDEARDMLDRLGIVIADTRLKVENLSGGQRQSIAIGRAASFNPSVLIMDEPTAALAVAEVEAVLDLIKTVSARGVSVILITHRLQDLFLVCDRIQVMYEGRNVAERRIEDTSIEEVVNLIVGRKFQARSAGHRKDQGAQA comes from the coding sequence ATGAACGACGACATCTACCGCGTCAAGATGACCGGTATCTCCAAACGCTACCAGACGATCCAGACACTCGATAATGTATCGCTGACCTTGAAGCCCGGTGAAGTTCTCGGCCTCGTCGGTGATAATGGTGCCGGTAAGTCGACCTTGAGCAAGGTCCTCTCCGGAGCGGTCATTCCCGATTCCGGATCCATCGAAATCGATGGAAAGACCGTAAGCTTTGCATCTCCCGCGGATTCACGCGCAGCTCGTATCGAAATGGTCTACCAGGACCTCTCGCTCTGCGACAGCGTCGATGTGGCCGGTAATATCTTTCTCGGTCGCGAGCCCCGGCGCCGCCTGCTCGGCCTTCCGTTTCTCGACAACAGGAAGATGCATGACGAGGCGCGTGACATGCTCGACCGGCTCGGCATCGTCATTGCCGATACGCGGCTGAAGGTGGAAAACTTGTCTGGAGGCCAGCGTCAATCGATCGCGATCGGGCGGGCGGCCTCGTTCAATCCCTCCGTGCTGATCATGGACGAGCCGACGGCGGCGCTTGCCGTCGCAGAAGTCGAGGCGGTGCTCGATCTCATCAAGACGGTCAGTGCCCGTGGCGTCAGCGTCATTCTCATTACCCATCGCCTCCAGGATCTATTCCTTGTCTGCGACCGCATCCAGGTCATGTACGAAGGGCGCAATGTCGCAGAACGCAGGATTGAAGACACCAGCATCGAGGAGGTCGTCAATCTGATCGTCGGCCGCAAATTCCAGGCACGCTCGGCCGGCCATCGCAAAGACCAGGGAGCTCAGGCATGA
- a CDS encoding ABC transporter permease: protein MTTSSSTAHAPVAAAPHSRIHKSRWRDKVMSNGSIISIALFFLVVCVFFSIYTSAFLTTPNLLNVVRQSAPLLIVAAAMTFVITTGGIDLSVGSVLALAATLSAAALQAGIAWPLVVVLMLLLGAAVGALQGFFIAYERIPAFIVTLAGLSVVRGLALLITAGYSIPVDAESPFTAIGRAWFLGVPVPALIALLVLVLAYIVFNQTPFGRYVTGVGANAEAVRRAGVNTRFVPLCVYMLSGTAAALAGIILAARLGSGSSNSGQGFELDVIAAVVLGGTSLFGGRGTILGTVLGALTVAVIANGLILAHMSPFLTPIVTGAIILIAIWLNFRIFKGAVRSR, encoded by the coding sequence ATGACGACGTCCTCTTCTACGGCACATGCGCCCGTTGCGGCGGCACCGCACTCGCGCATCCATAAAAGCAGATGGCGCGACAAGGTCATGAGCAATGGCAGCATCATTTCGATCGCCCTGTTCTTCCTTGTCGTCTGCGTGTTCTTTTCCATCTATACCAGCGCCTTCCTGACGACGCCCAATCTGTTGAATGTCGTTCGACAGTCGGCACCATTGCTGATCGTTGCCGCCGCCATGACATTCGTCATCACCACGGGCGGAATAGACCTTTCCGTTGGGTCGGTGCTTGCCTTGGCCGCCACTCTTTCTGCGGCGGCGCTGCAGGCGGGCATCGCCTGGCCGCTTGTCGTCGTGCTGATGCTGCTTCTCGGCGCAGCCGTTGGTGCCTTGCAGGGCTTCTTCATCGCTTATGAGCGCATTCCGGCATTTATCGTTACGCTTGCGGGGCTCTCGGTCGTGCGCGGTCTGGCATTGCTGATCACTGCCGGCTATTCCATCCCCGTGGACGCGGAGAGCCCGTTTACGGCAATTGGCAGGGCCTGGTTTCTAGGCGTGCCTGTTCCGGCGTTGATCGCGCTCCTTGTCTTGGTTCTCGCCTATATCGTGTTCAATCAGACGCCGTTCGGCCGTTATGTGACCGGCGTCGGTGCCAATGCCGAGGCGGTGCGCCGCGCCGGCGTCAACACCCGCTTCGTCCCCCTCTGCGTCTATATGCTGTCCGGTACGGCGGCGGCCCTTGCGGGCATCATTCTCGCAGCCCGGCTCGGCTCGGGATCCTCCAACTCCGGACAGGGTTTCGAGCTCGACGTCATCGCTGCGGTGGTTCTCGGTGGCACGAGCCTGTTCGGCGGGCGTGGCACGATCCTGGGCACGGTTCTTGGCGCGCTGACTGTCGCCGTCATCGCCAACGGGCTGATCCTTGCGCATATGTCGCCGTTTCTCACGCCGATCGTTACCGGTGCCATCATCCTGATTGCGATCTGGCTGAACTTCCGGATCTTCAAGGGTGCCGTCAGGAGCCGATGA
- a CDS encoding phosphotriesterase family protein has translation MDHLFETSPPERAPIGIASGTAMTVLGPVSVDDLGITLMHEHILLDGARTWKCPCHPDERLIAEQKVNIEIVGELRMNPYMNRDNVSLDDSDLALAELKKFQALGGHTVIEATNIGIGRDPEKLARISRMSGMKIIMGTGFYLEHTHPEWLKGMDLDAVTEFIVNDVGGGAEQPDIMAGIIGEVGVSKDFTAEELKSLRASARASRITRLPLTIHLPGWERLAHKVLDVVEEEGADLRHTVLCHMNPSHNDLAYQKSLAERGAFLEYDMIGMDYYYADQDAQSPSDEENARAIRSLVDMGFVDRLLLSQDVFLKIMLTRYGGFGYGYILKHFVPRLLRHGVEQAAIDRMLTDNPKSVFSAA, from the coding sequence ATGGATCATTTGTTTGAAACTTCACCGCCGGAGCGGGCGCCGATCGGCATTGCATCCGGTACCGCCATGACGGTTCTGGGGCCGGTCTCGGTCGACGATCTCGGCATCACGCTCATGCACGAGCATATCCTGCTTGACGGTGCGCGGACCTGGAAATGCCCCTGCCATCCTGATGAAAGGCTGATTGCCGAGCAGAAGGTCAATATCGAGATCGTCGGCGAGTTGCGGATGAATCCCTATATGAACCGCGACAATGTCTCGCTGGACGATAGTGATCTGGCGCTGGCCGAGCTGAAGAAATTCCAGGCGCTCGGCGGCCATACGGTCATAGAAGCGACCAATATCGGCATCGGGCGCGACCCGGAAAAGCTCGCGCGCATCTCACGCATGTCCGGCATGAAGATCATCATGGGCACGGGGTTCTATCTGGAACATACCCATCCGGAATGGTTGAAGGGTATGGACCTCGACGCCGTCACGGAGTTCATCGTCAATGATGTTGGCGGCGGCGCCGAACAGCCCGATATCATGGCCGGTATCATCGGCGAGGTCGGTGTCAGCAAGGATTTTACTGCCGAGGAGCTGAAGTCACTCCGCGCCTCTGCCCGTGCTTCTCGTATCACCCGCTTGCCGCTTACGATCCATCTTCCCGGCTGGGAGAGGTTGGCGCATAAGGTGCTCGATGTCGTCGAGGAGGAGGGGGCCGATCTCAGGCACACCGTCCTTTGCCACATGAACCCGAGCCACAACGACCTCGCCTATCAGAAGAGCCTGGCCGAGCGCGGCGCGTTTCTTGAATACGACATGATCGGCATGGATTATTATTATGCCGATCAGGACGCGCAATCACCGTCGGACGAGGAAAATGCCCGTGCCATCCGGTCGTTGGTCGATATGGGCTTTGTCGACCGGTTGCTGTTGTCGCAGGACGTGTTCCTGAAGATCATGCTGACGCGCTATGGCGGCTTTGGCTACGGCTACATCCTCAAGCATTTCGTGCCACGGCTGCTGCGCCATGGTGTCGAGCAGGCGGCCATCGACCGCATGCTCACCGACAATCCGAAATCCGTTTTTTCCGCCGCTTGA
- a CDS encoding glutamine amidotransferase, giving the protein MSKKKILLAGESWVSTATHIKGFDQFPTVTYHTGADELLAALKNSDFDVTFMPAHEAQRDFPQTIEALSAYDAVVLSDIGANTLLLHPDTWIHSKTTPNRLRLLRDYVRGGGGLLMFGGYYSFQGINGGARYRKTPVEDVLPVECLPVDDRVEVPEGFTPVVTGDESHPILAGLGKDWPILLGFNEVVVKDDAEVLATVSSDYGSLPLLVTGRYGKGRTIAWTSDVGPHWLPQGFIAWSGYKTLFEQMLAFATAKD; this is encoded by the coding sequence ATGTCCAAGAAGAAGATCCTTCTCGCCGGGGAATCCTGGGTATCCACGGCAACCCACATCAAGGGTTTCGATCAGTTTCCAACCGTGACTTATCACACCGGCGCCGACGAACTGCTGGCCGCACTGAAGAACAGCGACTTCGACGTCACCTTCATGCCGGCGCATGAGGCGCAGCGCGATTTCCCGCAGACTATCGAGGCGCTGTCCGCCTATGATGCGGTTGTCCTGTCGGATATCGGCGCGAACACGCTGCTGCTGCATCCCGATACCTGGATCCATTCCAAGACGACGCCGAACCGCCTGCGTCTGCTGCGCGACTATGTACGGGGTGGCGGCGGCCTGTTGATGTTCGGTGGCTACTACAGCTTCCAGGGCATCAATGGCGGTGCGCGTTACCGCAAGACGCCGGTCGAGGATGTCCTGCCGGTAGAATGCCTTCCCGTCGATGACCGGGTCGAGGTGCCGGAAGGGTTTACGCCCGTCGTTACGGGCGACGAGAGCCATCCGATCTTGGCAGGGCTCGGCAAGGACTGGCCGATTCTGCTCGGTTTCAACGAGGTTGTCGTCAAGGACGACGCGGAAGTCCTGGCGACTGTTTCCTCCGATTACGGCTCCCTGCCGCTGCTGGTCACGGGGCGCTATGGCAAGGGGCGCACGATTGCCTGGACATCGGACGTCGGGCCGCACTGGCTGCCGCAAGGCTTCATTGCCTGGAGTGGCTATAAGACGCTGTTTGAACAAATGCTCGCCTTCGCCACCGCCAAGGATTGA
- a CDS encoding ribokinase, with protein sequence MPVHVVGNVCIDTTFRVDRFPLPGETLNARDHSDGVGGKGVNQAVAAARTGADVRFFAALGTDLAAAFIRERLKGEFDLGGLSEKPLPSDRSTIVVNRDGENLIVSGVACAADFDPLRETGFAALLTSGDSLVMQGNLRATVTDACLRAAKVTGATTILNPSPLSGEVPDLTAVDIVVVNQGEAFEITGDPDPERAARDLLRRGAKAAIVTLGAEGCLLLEGDTVDLIPAIKMAAVDTSGAGDVFCGCLAGCLMKGWTLAQSARLAVAAAALAVGRPGTLEACPSRAKLLKLMNIMEAESL encoded by the coding sequence ATGCCGGTCCATGTCGTCGGCAATGTCTGTATCGATACCACGTTTCGGGTCGATCGCTTTCCGCTGCCAGGTGAGACGCTCAATGCGAGAGATCATTCGGACGGTGTCGGTGGCAAGGGCGTGAACCAGGCCGTTGCGGCCGCAAGGACCGGTGCTGATGTCCGGTTTTTTGCAGCACTCGGAACCGATCTCGCCGCCGCTTTCATCAGGGAGCGGTTGAAAGGCGAGTTTGATCTGGGCGGGTTGTCGGAAAAGCCCTTGCCGAGCGACAGGTCGACGATCGTCGTCAACCGGGATGGCGAAAACCTAATCGTCAGCGGCGTTGCCTGCGCCGCTGATTTCGACCCCTTGCGGGAGACCGGTTTTGCTGCGTTGCTCACCAGCGGCGATAGTTTGGTCATGCAGGGTAATCTCAGGGCAACGGTCACCGATGCGTGCCTTCGGGCTGCGAAGGTTACGGGCGCGACGACCATCCTCAATCCGAGCCCCTTGTCGGGTGAAGTGCCTGATCTCACGGCGGTCGATATCGTCGTCGTCAATCAGGGTGAGGCATTCGAGATCACCGGTGACCCTGATCCCGAGCGGGCTGCGCGAGATCTTCTTCGGCGCGGCGCAAAGGCTGCGATCGTCACGCTGGGTGCCGAAGGATGTCTGCTTCTGGAAGGCGACACCGTCGATCTGATCCCCGCGATCAAGATGGCCGCGGTCGATACCAGCGGTGCCGGCGACGTCTTTTGCGGGTGTCTCGCCGGATGCCTGATGAAGGGGTGGACGCTCGCGCAATCGGCGCGGCTGGCGGTCGCCGCTGCCGCTCTGGCGGTTGGCCGCCCCGGAACCTTGGAAGCCTGCCCGAGCCGGGCGAAGCTGTTGAAACTTATGAACATAATGGAGGCGGAAAGCCTATGA